In the Bradyrhizobium guangzhouense genome, one interval contains:
- a CDS encoding GMC family oxidoreductase: MDRFDYVIIGAGSAGCILTSRLSEDPDVSVCVLEAGPNDWHPYIHLPAGFIKTFHMKSINWAYQQEVGPYTNGRSIYAPRGKTLGGSSSINGHIYNRGQRMDFDTWAQMGNRGWGYADVLPYFKRLEKRVGEGDSTFRGRDGNLTVTTMDWRDPLCEAFMEGAVSLGIPRNPDYNGAKQEGVSYCQRTIDKGLRVSGSTAFLKPAMKRPNVHVHTHAHATEIIFEGKRAVGVRYTKGGRGGTPVEVRANKEVILSGGTYNSPQLLQLSGIGSPDLLNAHGIQVRHALPVGEGLQDHYAPRTVARVKDIKTINELRRGFSLWIEALKWATARRGLLSLSPTMVYCFWHSGESADSSDLQLTFTPASYKEGVQGQLEDEPGMTVASWQQRPESRGYVRIRSNDPFAPPIIQTNYLDAELDRRVIVGGMKLARNLLKSAPLSPYYAYEDFPGPNVVTDDEFLHAATERGTTTFHPGCTCRMGPADSNWAVVDDQLRVHGLEGLRVIDASVMPRMISANLNASTMMIADRASDLIRGKAPMEAARIPDAAVA, from the coding sequence ATGGACAGATTTGACTACGTGATCATCGGCGCGGGATCGGCCGGTTGCATCCTCACCTCCAGGCTCAGCGAAGATCCTGACGTGAGCGTCTGCGTGCTCGAGGCGGGCCCGAACGACTGGCACCCCTACATCCATCTGCCGGCGGGTTTCATCAAGACCTTCCACATGAAGAGCATCAACTGGGCCTACCAGCAGGAGGTCGGGCCCTACACGAACGGGCGCAGCATCTACGCGCCGCGCGGCAAGACGCTGGGCGGCTCGTCCTCCATCAACGGCCACATCTACAACCGCGGCCAGCGCATGGATTTCGACACCTGGGCGCAGATGGGCAATCGCGGCTGGGGCTACGCCGACGTGCTGCCTTACTTCAAGCGCCTGGAGAAGCGGGTCGGCGAGGGCGACAGCACCTTCCGTGGCCGCGACGGTAATCTCACCGTCACCACCATGGACTGGCGCGATCCGCTCTGCGAAGCCTTTATGGAAGGCGCGGTCTCGCTCGGCATTCCCCGCAACCCCGATTACAACGGCGCGAAGCAGGAAGGCGTCTCCTACTGCCAGCGTACCATCGACAAGGGCCTGCGCGTCTCCGGCTCGACCGCATTCCTCAAGCCGGCGATGAAGCGGCCGAACGTGCATGTGCACACGCACGCGCACGCGACCGAGATCATCTTCGAGGGCAAGCGCGCCGTCGGCGTGCGCTACACCAAAGGCGGCCGCGGCGGTACGCCGGTCGAGGTGCGCGCCAACAAGGAGGTCATCCTTTCCGGCGGCACCTATAATTCGCCGCAACTGCTCCAGCTCTCCGGCATCGGCTCGCCAGATTTGCTGAACGCCCACGGCATCCAGGTCCGCCACGCGCTCCCCGTCGGGGAAGGTCTTCAGGATCACTACGCCCCGCGAACCGTGGCGCGCGTAAAAGACATCAAGACGATCAACGAGCTCCGACGCGGCTTCTCGCTGTGGATCGAGGCGCTGAAATGGGCGACCGCGCGCCGCGGCCTGCTCTCGCTGTCGCCGACCATGGTCTATTGCTTCTGGCACTCCGGCGAGAGCGCCGATAGTTCGGATTTGCAGCTAACCTTCACGCCAGCGAGCTACAAGGAAGGCGTGCAGGGCCAGCTCGAGGACGAGCCCGGTATGACCGTCGCCTCCTGGCAGCAGCGCCCAGAGAGCCGCGGCTATGTCCGCATCCGCTCCAACGATCCGTTCGCGCCGCCGATCATCCAGACCAATTATCTCGACGCCGAGCTCGACCGCCGCGTCATCGTCGGCGGCATGAAGCTCGCGCGCAATCTCTTGAAAAGCGCGCCGCTCTCGCCTTACTACGCCTATGAGGATTTCCCCGGCCCGAACGTCGTCACCGACGACGAATTTCTGCATGCGGCGACCGAGCGTGGCACCACCACGTTCCACCCCGGCTGTACTTGCCGCATGGGCCCGGCGGATTCGAACTGGGCGGTCGTCGACGACCAGCTCCGCGTGCACGGCCTCGAAGGTCTCCGCGTCATCGACGCCTCGGTGATGCCGCGTATGATCTCGGCAAATTTGAATGCGTCCACCATGATGATCGCCGACCGCGCCTCGGACCTGATCCGCGGCAAGGCGCCGATGGAAGCCGCACGCATCCCGGACGCAGCGGTGGCGTGA
- a CDS encoding rhodanese-like domain-containing protein — MPQNITRGIKALIDEANAEIETLSAKDAIEISKNGDVVIVDIRDPREIERDGRIPGAFSCTRGMLEFWIDPQSPYAKPIFQEDKKFVFHCAGGLRSALAAKTAKDMGLKPVAHIAGGYAAWRDAGGPTEAWEPKKKG, encoded by the coding sequence ATGCCCCAGAACATCACACGTGGCATCAAGGCGCTGATCGACGAGGCCAATGCCGAAATCGAGACGCTGTCAGCCAAGGACGCCATCGAGATCTCCAAGAACGGCGACGTCGTCATCGTCGACATCAGAGACCCCCGCGAGATCGAGCGCGATGGCCGCATCCCCGGTGCGTTCTCCTGCACCCGCGGCATGCTCGAATTCTGGATCGATCCGCAGAGCCCCTACGCCAAGCCGATCTTCCAGGAGGACAAGAAATTCGTGTTTCACTGCGCCGGTGGCTTGCGCTCCGCGCTCGCCGCCAAGACCGCAAAGGACATGGGCCTCAAGCCCGTTGCCCACATCGCCGGCGGTTACGCCGCCTGGCGCGATGCCGGCGGCCCGACGGAAGCGTGGGAGCCGAAGAAGAAGGGCTAA
- a CDS encoding GlsB/YeaQ/YmgE family stress response membrane protein: protein MGIIAALIIGAIAGWLAGKIVHGAGFGLIGNIVVGIIGALVASWVLPQLHIELATGTVGAIVDATIGAVIVLVILSLIRRV, encoded by the coding sequence ATGGGAATTATCGCAGCGCTCATCATCGGCGCGATCGCCGGCTGGCTGGCCGGCAAGATTGTCCACGGGGCGGGATTTGGGCTGATCGGCAACATCGTCGTCGGCATCATCGGCGCGCTGGTGGCGAGCTGGGTGCTGCCCCAGCTTCACATCGAGCTCGCCACCGGCACGGTCGGCGCCATCGTCGATGCCACCATTGGCGCGGTGATTGTGCTGGTCATCCTTTCGCTGATAAGACGGGTCTGA
- a CDS encoding L,D-transpeptidase has translation MIKHFLTICAAATVAAAGTSLAQAQSYPVQQAPSYGAPAEYRPGDRAPNFDALDDEDDATPQASLPPPGPAEDPRYARPAGPPVYSAAPPQGPVMSPDDPRYGRPAGAPPVYSAAPPQGPVMSPDDPRYGRPAAPPAVIYADRPGQAPASDGMRPPEAVGGPAATGAVPQQGADGRPMSVASLPPEEQPDAAPAQLAPNLRRQEVAFQTKEPAGTIVVDTPNTYLYYVLGNGRAIRYGVRVGRDGFTWTGVQKITRKAEWPDWHPPAEMIERQPYLPRFMAGGEGNPLGARAMYLGSTVYRIHGTNQPSTIGKFVSSGCIGMLNEDVTDLFDRAKVGTRVVVLPGGPAPGTTTASAAPAPGAAPAPMAAQAGPVPGTQPTVVPPLPAPVTVR, from the coding sequence ATGATCAAACATTTTCTGACGATATGCGCTGCCGCAACAGTCGCTGCGGCGGGAACTTCTCTTGCACAGGCCCAGAGCTATCCGGTCCAGCAGGCGCCCAGCTATGGCGCTCCGGCCGAATATCGGCCCGGCGACCGCGCTCCGAATTTCGACGCGCTGGACGACGAAGACGACGCGACGCCGCAGGCCTCGCTGCCTCCGCCCGGTCCGGCTGAGGATCCGCGCTACGCTCGCCCTGCCGGCCCGCCGGTCTACTCGGCGGCCCCGCCGCAGGGCCCGGTGATGTCGCCGGATGATCCGCGTTATGGCCGCCCGGCTGGCGCTCCGCCGGTCTATTCGGCTGCCCCGCCGCAGGGGCCGGTGATGTCGCCTGACGATCCCCGCTATGGCCGGCCTGCCGCTCCGCCCGCGGTGATCTACGCCGACCGTCCGGGTCAGGCGCCCGCCAGCGATGGCATGCGTCCGCCGGAAGCCGTCGGTGGCCCCGCCGCGACCGGCGCGGTCCCGCAGCAGGGCGCCGATGGTCGGCCGATGTCGGTCGCATCGCTGCCGCCCGAGGAGCAGCCTGATGCGGCCCCGGCGCAGCTGGCGCCGAACCTGCGCCGTCAGGAGGTCGCGTTCCAGACCAAGGAGCCGGCCGGCACCATCGTGGTCGATACGCCGAACACCTATCTCTATTACGTCCTCGGCAATGGCCGTGCGATCCGCTACGGCGTCCGCGTCGGCCGCGACGGCTTCACCTGGACAGGCGTACAGAAGATCACCCGCAAGGCCGAGTGGCCCGATTGGCATCCGCCGGCGGAAATGATCGAGCGCCAGCCCTATCTGCCGCGCTTCATGGCCGGTGGTGAAGGCAATCCGCTCGGCGCTCGCGCGATGTATCTCGGCTCGACCGTCTACCGCATTCACGGCACCAACCAGCCCTCGACGATCGGCAAGTTCGTCTCTTCCGGCTGTATCGGCATGTTGAACGAGGATGTCACGGATCTGTTCGACCGCGCCAAGGTCGGCACCCGCGTGGTCGTGCTTCCGGGCGGTCCCGCGCCGGGGACCACGACCGCATCGGCAGCGCCTGCGCCCGGTGCTGCACCGGCTCCGATGGCCGCACAGGCTGGTCCGGTTCCGGGCACGCAGCCGACCGTGGTGCCGCCGCTGCCCGCGCCGGTCACCGTGCGCTAG
- the sseA gene encoding 3-mercaptopyruvate sulfurtransferase — MTATDPLVSTEWLAAHINDADVKVLDASFKLPGVLPLPKDDYLAAHLPGAVFFDVDAVSDHSNPLPHMYPSAEQFGRDVGNLGISNDKTVVIYDAGGWVAAPRAWWMFLAFGHSNVRILNGGLKKWRAEGRTVESGEVKPKAASFKASYDPKRVRSMQQLVANVESRAEQVIDARAADRFEGRAPEPRAGIRSGHIPGARNVPYNQLFDAATGTMKPLEDLRAAFTGAGVKLDAPIVTSCGSGVSAGVLTLALYRLGITDTALYDGSWSEWGQEGGPAIATGPA, encoded by the coding sequence ATGACCGCCACCGACCCCCTCGTCTCCACCGAATGGCTCGCCGCCCACATCAACGACGCCGACGTCAAGGTGCTCGACGCCAGCTTCAAGCTGCCGGGCGTGCTGCCGCTGCCGAAGGATGATTACCTCGCCGCGCATCTGCCAGGCGCTGTGTTCTTCGACGTCGATGCGGTGTCGGATCATTCCAATCCGTTGCCGCATATGTACCCGAGCGCCGAGCAGTTCGGCCGCGATGTCGGCAATCTCGGCATCTCCAATGACAAAACGGTGGTGATCTACGATGCCGGCGGCTGGGTCGCTGCGCCTCGCGCGTGGTGGATGTTCCTGGCCTTTGGCCACAGCAATGTGCGCATCCTCAATGGCGGCCTGAAGAAGTGGCGTGCCGAGGGGCGCACTGTGGAGAGCGGCGAGGTGAAGCCGAAGGCTGCGAGCTTCAAGGCGAGCTACGATCCGAAGCGCGTGCGCAGCATGCAGCAGCTGGTTGCCAATGTCGAAAGCCGTGCCGAGCAGGTGATCGACGCTCGCGCCGCCGATCGTTTCGAAGGACGTGCGCCCGAGCCGCGCGCGGGCATCCGCTCTGGCCACATCCCCGGCGCGCGGAATGTGCCATACAATCAACTGTTCGATGCTGCGACCGGCACGATGAAGCCGCTCGAGGATCTGCGCGCCGCGTTCACCGGTGCCGGCGTCAAGCTCGATGCACCGATCGTGACCAGCTGCGGCTCCGGCGTCTCCGCCGGCGTGCTGACGCTCGCGCTCTATCGCCTCGGGATCACCGACACCGCGCTGTATGACGGTTCATGGTCGGAATGGGGGCAGGAGGGCGGGCCGGCCATCGCGACGGGGCCGGCATGA
- a CDS encoding D-2-hydroxyacid dehydrogenase family protein, which yields MTRLRCAILDDYFNLALDVADWSKLSDRIDTTVFTHPFASEQAAASALADFEVVCAMRERTAFPRSLFDKLPKLKLLLTSGMRNAAIDMEAAKAKGVTLAGTQYSRDPTAPLTMGLILELTRGIGRENARMHAGEPWQTFAGVEIEGLTLGIVGLGKLGSKMAGIAKAFGMNVIAWSPNLTPEKCAAAGVDYATKEELFAKADIVTIHVVLSDRSRGLVGRADLARMKPTAFLVNTARGPIIDEAALLETLQQRKIAGAGLDVFSVEPLPVDHPFRKLDNLVLTPHLGYATEDGLRIHYGQMVDAIDAWTKGSELARKLA from the coding sequence ATGACGCGGCTGCGCTGTGCAATTCTCGACGACTATTTCAATCTCGCCCTCGACGTTGCCGACTGGTCGAAACTGTCCGACCGGATCGACACCACCGTGTTCACCCATCCCTTTGCCTCGGAGCAGGCCGCGGCCAGCGCGCTCGCCGATTTCGAGGTCGTCTGCGCGATGCGCGAGCGCACGGCGTTCCCGAGGAGCCTGTTCGACAAGCTGCCCAAGCTGAAGCTGCTGCTCACGTCGGGCATGCGCAACGCCGCGATCGACATGGAAGCTGCCAAGGCGAAGGGCGTGACGCTCGCCGGCACGCAATATTCGCGCGATCCGACCGCGCCGTTGACCATGGGCCTGATCCTGGAGCTGACCCGCGGCATCGGCCGCGAGAATGCGCGCATGCATGCCGGTGAGCCCTGGCAGACCTTCGCCGGCGTCGAGATCGAGGGCCTCACGCTCGGCATCGTCGGCCTCGGCAAGCTCGGCAGCAAGATGGCCGGCATTGCCAAGGCGTTCGGCATGAACGTGATCGCCTGGAGCCCGAACCTCACGCCGGAGAAGTGCGCGGCTGCCGGCGTCGACTACGCCACCAAGGAGGAGCTGTTCGCCAAGGCCGACATCGTCACCATCCATGTGGTGCTGAGCGATCGTTCACGCGGCCTCGTCGGCCGCGCCGATCTTGCGCGGATGAAGCCGACCGCGTTCCTCGTCAACACCGCGCGCGGGCCCATTATCGATGAAGCGGCGCTGCTGGAGACCTTGCAGCAGCGCAAGATTGCGGGCGCAGGCCTGGATGTGTTCTCGGTCGAGCCGCTGCCGGTCGACCATCCCTTCCGCAAGCTCGACAATCTCGTGCTGACGCCGCATCTCGGCTACGCCACCGAGGACGGTTTGCGCATCCATTACGGCCAGATGGTCGATGCGATCGACGCCTGGACCAAAGGCAGCGAGCTGGCGCGCAAGCTCGCCTGA
- a CDS encoding AAA family ATPase, with the protein MKFTGTKDYVATEDLKVAVNASIVLERPLLIKGEPGTGKTVLAEEVAKALNAPLLTWHIKSTTKAQQGLYEYDAVSRLRDSQLGDARVSDIKNYIKRGKLWEAFTAEQRPVLLIDEIDKADIEFPNDLLLELDRMEFHVYETGETIKAKQRPIMMITSNNEKELPDAFLRRCFFHYIKFPDADTMGRIVDVHFPGIKKRLVEEALRIFFEVREVPGLKKKPSTSELLDWLKLLLNEDMSVEQLRERDPRKLIPPLHGALLKNEQDVHLFERLAFLSRREV; encoded by the coding sequence ATGAAATTTACGGGCACCAAGGACTATGTTGCGACCGAAGATCTCAAGGTCGCCGTCAATGCCTCGATCGTGCTGGAGCGCCCGCTCCTCATCAAGGGCGAGCCCGGCACCGGCAAGACGGTGCTGGCGGAGGAAGTGGCGAAGGCTCTGAACGCGCCGCTTCTGACCTGGCACATCAAGTCCACCACCAAGGCGCAGCAGGGCCTCTATGAATACGATGCGGTGTCGCGCCTGCGCGACAGCCAACTCGGCGATGCGCGCGTCTCCGACATCAAGAACTACATCAAGCGCGGCAAGCTGTGGGAAGCCTTCACCGCCGAGCAGCGCCCGGTGCTCCTGATCGACGAGATCGACAAGGCCGACATCGAATTCCCCAACGACCTCTTGCTCGAGCTCGACCGCATGGAATTCCATGTCTACGAGACCGGCGAGACGATCAAGGCCAAGCAGCGCCCGATCATGATGATCACCTCCAACAACGAGAAGGAGCTGCCGGACGCCTTCCTGCGCCGCTGCTTCTTCCACTACATCAAGTTCCCCGACGCCGACACGATGGGCCGCATCGTCGACGTCCACTTCCCCGGCATCAAGAAGCGCCTGGTCGAGGAAGCGCTGCGCATCTTCTTCGAGGTGCGCGAGGTGCCGGGCCTGAAGAAGAAGCCGTCAACGTCCGAGCTGCTCGACTGGCTCAAGCTGCTGCTCAACGAGGACATGAGCGTCGAGCAACTGCGCGAACGCGACCCGCGCAAGCTGATCCCGCCGCTGCACGGCGCGCTGCTGAAGAACGAGCAGGACGTGCATCTGTTCGAGCGGTTGGCGTTCTTGAGCCGGCGGGAAGTGTGA
- a CDS encoding SMP-30/gluconolactonase/LRE family protein — MSDVRVLATDLAFPEGPVVMPDGSVVLVEIRGQCLTRVYPDGRKEVVAKVPGGPNGAALGPDGKIYICNNGGFSWIPAGKMIMPGPQPEDYLGGSIQRVDLHTGKVETVVTKCGEHDLRGPNDLVFDKHGGLWFSDLGKRRPREMDVGGMYYLEPGMKEIVEVVHGVLPANGIGLSPDENTVYIAETPTARLWAYELSAPGTLKPREVIYRGERGKPICGLGGYQMFDSLAVEANGNVCVATLVSGCISVIAPDGTLVEQVPTGDRVTTNIAFGGPELKTAYITLSGKGELIAMDWPRGGLPLNFLNK, encoded by the coding sequence ATGTCCGACGTCCGCGTTCTCGCCACCGACCTCGCATTTCCGGAGGGGCCGGTCGTGATGCCCGACGGTTCGGTGGTGCTGGTGGAAATCCGCGGCCAATGCCTGACCCGCGTTTATCCCGACGGCCGCAAGGAGGTCGTCGCGAAGGTCCCGGGCGGCCCCAACGGCGCCGCGCTCGGCCCCGACGGCAAGATCTACATCTGCAACAATGGCGGCTTCTCCTGGATCCCGGCCGGCAAGATGATCATGCCGGGCCCGCAGCCCGAGGATTATCTCGGCGGCTCGATCCAGCGTGTCGATCTGCACACGGGCAAGGTCGAGACCGTCGTGACCAAATGCGGTGAGCACGATCTGCGGGGACCGAACGATCTCGTCTTCGACAAGCACGGCGGCCTGTGGTTCTCCGACCTCGGCAAGCGCCGCCCCCGCGAGATGGATGTCGGCGGCATGTATTATCTCGAGCCCGGCATGAAAGAGATCGTCGAGGTCGTGCACGGCGTGCTGCCGGCCAACGGCATAGGCCTGTCGCCGGATGAAAACACCGTCTACATCGCGGAGACGCCGACGGCCCGGCTCTGGGCCTATGAGCTCTCCGCGCCTGGCACGCTGAAGCCGCGCGAGGTGATCTATCGCGGCGAGCGTGGCAAGCCGATCTGCGGCCTCGGCGGCTATCAGATGTTCGACTCGCTCGCGGTGGAAGCGAACGGCAATGTCTGCGTCGCCACTTTGGTTTCAGGGTGCATCTCGGTGATCGCGCCCGATGGGACCCTGGTCGAGCAGGTCCCGACCGGCGACCGCGTCACCACCAACATCGCCTTCGGCGGCCCCGAGCTGAAGACGGCCTACATTACGCTGTCGGGCAAAGGCGAGCTGATCGCCATGGACTGGCCGCGCGGCGGTTTGCCTCTCAATTTCCTAAATAAGTAA
- a CDS encoding vWA domain-containing protein gives MFLQFFTSLRDAQVPVTLREYLTLMEALDADLSDYSVENFYYLSRASLVKDERNLDKFDRVFGTVFKGLESLLDAMEKAEIPEEWLKKLAEKYLSEEEKKQIEAMGWDKLMETLKKRLEEQKGRHQGGSKWIGTAGTSPFGAHGYNPEGVRIGQEKNRNNRAVKVWDKREFKDLDGNVELGIRNIKVALRRLRKFARTGAPDELDLDTTIRETANHGYLDVHMRPERRNAVKLLVFFDIGGSMDSHIEQVEELFSAAKSEFKHMEYFYFHNCLYEGVWKQNKRRFTDRTPTWDVLHKYPHDYKVVFVGDASMSPYEIMVPGGSVEHVNEEPGTVWLDRIIRTYPHTVWLNPVAQKHWDYSESTTIIKRIFANRMYPITIEGLEHAMKELTH, from the coding sequence ATGTTCCTGCAATTCTTTACCTCTCTGCGCGATGCGCAGGTCCCCGTCACGCTGCGCGAATACCTCACGCTGATGGAGGCGCTCGACGCTGACCTCTCGGACTATTCGGTCGAGAATTTCTACTATCTGTCGCGCGCCTCGTTGGTGAAGGACGAGCGCAATCTCGACAAGTTCGACCGCGTCTTCGGCACGGTGTTCAAGGGGCTGGAGAGCCTGCTCGACGCCATGGAGAAGGCGGAGATCCCCGAGGAGTGGCTGAAGAAGCTCGCCGAGAAATATCTCTCGGAAGAGGAGAAGAAGCAGATCGAGGCCATGGGCTGGGACAAGCTCATGGAGACCTTGAAGAAGCGCCTCGAGGAGCAGAAGGGTCGCCACCAGGGCGGCTCGAAATGGATCGGCACGGCCGGCACCTCACCGTTCGGCGCGCACGGCTACAATCCCGAAGGCGTCCGCATCGGCCAGGAGAAGAACCGCAACAACCGCGCCGTGAAGGTGTGGGACAAGCGTGAGTTCAAGGACCTCGACGGCAATGTCGAGCTCGGCATTCGCAACATCAAGGTGGCACTGCGGCGCCTGCGCAAATTTGCGCGCACCGGCGCGCCCGACGAGCTCGATCTCGACACCACCATTCGCGAGACCGCCAATCACGGCTATCTCGACGTCCACATGCGCCCCGAGCGGCGCAATGCGGTGAAGCTCCTGGTGTTTTTCGACATCGGCGGCTCCATGGACTCGCATATCGAGCAGGTCGAAGAGCTGTTCTCGGCGGCGAAGAGCGAGTTCAAGCACATGGAGTATTTCTACTTCCACAACTGCCTCTATGAAGGCGTGTGGAAGCAGAACAAGCGCCGCTTCACCGACCGCACGCCGACCTGGGACGTGCTGCATAAGTATCCGCACGACTACAAGGTCGTGTTCGTCGGCGACGCCTCGATGAGCCCTTACGAGATCATGGTGCCCGGCGGCTCGGTCGAGCATGTCAACGAGGAGCCCGGCACGGTCTGGCTCGACCGCATCATCCGTACCTATCCGCACACGGTGTGGCTCAATCCGGTCGCGCAGAAGCATTGGGACTATTCGGAATCCACCACCATCATCAAGCGCATCTTCGCCAACCGCATGTACCCGATCACCATCGAGGGGCTGGAACATGCGATGAAGGAGTTGACGCACTAG
- a CDS encoding GNAT family N-acetyltransferase, whose translation MPWPDPTTLRGQHARLESLSKEHLQGLTEAVKDGELSKLWYTAIPLPENMGKEIDRRLGLQAAGSMLPFTVFDAGGNIVGMTTYMNTDAANRRVEIGSTWYGKSAQRGPLNTQCKLLLLQHAFETLNCIAVEFRTHFFNHQSRRAIERLGAKQDGVLRSHQVAPNGTLRDTVVYSITAAEWPTVKAHLNYQLNERPR comes from the coding sequence ATGCCCTGGCCTGATCCCACCACCTTGCGCGGACAGCACGCCCGTCTCGAATCGCTGTCGAAAGAACATCTCCAGGGGCTGACGGAGGCCGTGAAGGACGGCGAGCTGTCGAAGCTCTGGTACACGGCGATCCCGCTGCCGGAGAACATGGGCAAGGAGATCGACCGCCGCTTGGGCCTGCAGGCCGCGGGCTCGATGCTGCCATTCACGGTGTTCGACGCCGGCGGCAACATCGTCGGCATGACGACCTATATGAACACCGATGCCGCCAACCGCCGCGTCGAGATCGGCTCGACCTGGTATGGCAAGAGCGCGCAGCGTGGCCCGCTCAACACCCAGTGCAAGCTGCTCTTGCTCCAGCACGCCTTCGAGACGCTGAACTGCATCGCGGTGGAATTCCGCACGCATTTCTTCAACCACCAGAGCCGCCGCGCCATCGAGCGCCTCGGCGCCAAGCAGGACGGTGTCTTGCGCAGCCACCAGGTCGCGCCGAACGGCACACTGCGTGACACCGTCGTGTACAGCATCACCGCCGCCGAATGGCCGACGGTGAAGGCGCATCTCAACTACCAGCTCAACGAAAGGCCGCGCTAG
- the ettA gene encoding energy-dependent translational throttle protein EttA gives MARQFIYFMQGLTKSYPTRKVLDNIHLSFYPDAKIGVLGVNGSGKSTLLKIMAGLDKEYTGEAWVAEGARVGYLEQEPQLDPKLSVRENVMLGVAKQKAILDRYNELAVNYSDETADEMTKLQDEIEAQGLWDLDSKVDQAMDALRCPPDDADVTKLSGGERRRVALCRLLLDQPELLLLDEPTNHLDAESVSWLEGHLRNYPGAILIVTHDRYFLDNVTGWILELDRGRGIPYEGNYSSWLVQKQKRLEQEGREDAAHQKTLAREQEWVASSPKARQAKSKARYQRYEELLKQASEKQTQTAQIIIPVAERLGANVVDFEGLSKGFGDRLLIDDLTFKLPPGGIVGVIGPNGAGKTTLFRMITGQEKPDKGTITIGETVHLGYVDQSRDALDGKKTVWEEISGGNELILLGKKEVNSRGYCSSFNFKGADQQKKVGALSGGERNRVHLAKMLKSGANVLLLDEPTNDLDVDTLRALEEALEDFAGCAVIISHDRWFLDRIATHILAFEGDSHVEWFEGNFQDYEKDKMRRLGQDSIIPHRVKYKKLTR, from the coding sequence ATGGCGCGCCAGTTCATCTATTTCATGCAGGGCCTGACTAAGAGCTACCCGACCCGGAAGGTGCTCGATAACATCCACCTCAGCTTTTACCCGGACGCCAAGATCGGCGTTCTCGGCGTCAACGGCTCGGGCAAGTCGACCCTGCTCAAGATCATGGCGGGCCTCGACAAGGAATATACCGGCGAAGCCTGGGTCGCCGAAGGCGCCCGCGTCGGCTATCTCGAGCAGGAACCGCAACTGGATCCGAAGCTCTCGGTCCGCGAGAACGTCATGCTGGGCGTCGCCAAGCAGAAGGCGATCCTCGACCGCTACAACGAGCTCGCCGTCAACTATTCGGACGAGACCGCCGACGAGATGACCAAGCTGCAGGACGAGATCGAGGCGCAGGGCCTCTGGGATCTCGACAGCAAGGTCGACCAGGCCATGGACGCGCTGCGCTGCCCGCCCGACGATGCCGACGTGACGAAACTCTCCGGCGGTGAGCGCCGTCGCGTCGCGCTGTGCCGCCTCTTGCTCGACCAGCCCGAGCTCTTGCTGCTGGACGAACCGACCAACCATCTCGACGCCGAATCCGTGTCATGGCTGGAAGGTCATTTGCGCAACTATCCCGGCGCAATCCTGATCGTTACCCACGACCGCTACTTCCTCGACAATGTCACCGGCTGGATCCTCGAGCTCGATCGCGGCCGCGGTATCCCTTACGAAGGCAATTACTCGTCCTGGCTGGTGCAGAAGCAAAAGCGCCTCGAGCAGGAAGGCCGCGAGGACGCCGCGCACCAGAAGACGCTGGCTCGCGAGCAGGAATGGGTCGCCTCGTCGCCCAAGGCACGACAGGCCAAGTCGAAGGCGCGCTACCAGCGCTATGAGGAGCTGCTCAAGCAAGCGAGCGAGAAGCAGACCCAGACCGCGCAGATCATCATTCCCGTGGCCGAGCGGCTCGGCGCCAACGTGGTCGATTTCGAAGGCCTCAGCAAAGGCTTCGGCGATCGGCTCCTGATCGACGATCTCACCTTCAAGCTGCCGCCCGGCGGCATCGTCGGTGTCATCGGTCCCAACGGCGCCGGCAAGACCACGCTGTTCAGGATGATCACCGGGCAGGAAAAGCCCGACAAGGGCACGATCACGATCGGCGAGACCGTGCATCTCGGCTATGTCGACCAGTCACGCGATGCGCTCGACGGCAAGAAGACCGTGTGGGAGGAAATCTCCGGCGGCAACGAGCTGATCCTGCTCGGCAAGAAGGAAGTCAACTCGCGCGGCTATTGCTCGTCGTTCAACTTCAAGGGTGCCGACCAGCAGAAGAAAGTCGGCGCGCTCTCGGGCGGTGAACGCAACCGCGTCCATCTCGCCAAGATGCTGAAATCAGGCGCCAACGTGCTGCTGCTCGACGAACCGACCAACGACCTCGACGTCGATACGCTGCGCGCCCTCGAAGAGGCACTGGAGGATTTCGCCGGCTGCGCCGTCATCATCAGCCACGATCGCTGGTTCCTCGATCGTATCGCGACCCATATCCTGGCGTTCGAAGGCGACAGCCATGTCGAATGGTTCGAAGGCAACTTCCAGGACTATGAAAAGGACAAGATGCGCCGGCTCGGCCAGGACAGCATCATTCCGCACCGCGTGAAGTACAAGAAGCTGACGCGGTGA